One genomic window of Panicum hallii strain FIL2 chromosome 6, PHallii_v3.1, whole genome shotgun sequence includes the following:
- the LOC112896626 gene encoding polyadenylation and cleavage factor homolog 4-like isoform X1, with protein sequence MAGAPAAGQVVERFRARLREEAGGEPGAAAVVRVYAEALRELTFNCKPVITELTIIAGQHAALAARGIADAVCARVAEVPPDQILPSLYLLDSIVKNIGREYIDHFAVRLQKVFVDAYCRVHPSQYASMRRLFRTWWSVFPSSVLRGIEDDLQFSPSEDKRPAIVTNPHQSESLSPRPSHGIHVNPKYLEAQQKLKQANVQTHQPAVRGTRQMADLEEDLMNGLTSNGLRGRPSSMLQKSTVQYADDPDQQETFRSIAGIRATSPHLLSTHPSDVILDGPLATSRRNLSRSPPLDVFPRNVSPKRAIERMPPSHSVLGPDPRRLPDRNGRSRWTFDDGAQRPTISMLDEEYRKQSARELIDAYGNCQGRDADERVPKMQRLDSNGMASKSSARNWLTSEEEEYSWEDMSPTLTDRVRSSMPSFTPGTMRAGFPGANAGLLESDTGRHNFPSQSHRSSIDGPPLNLEDRITSANHVDMSTSRRYPSNYGVQNGAHLEFQISEHTLNHGRTATMQTPPWQQPTGLPLRVQALEHPSVVDRIPLPADSEMPVKRLEISGTYNALGVDIPLVEKHRPLTAPAPIEWPPLRHTQSQTLLPIPPDTKHVRNAADSLEIRPFVSQGASSSVFVPQHHYDALDRKTLRTGSLAQPPYQHQDLLPSSQQNQGTILGNQAQPHHPQQFHPHPNPHHQEAFRSFAPGMSVSQFAGQGGTAAMPPVSLLPSSFSVPPAVPPYGMPSVPSFPRPPLPPGPPPASLQIGSSSSQVGSAQPFVSGLLSNLMRQGVITLETPGRPQDSIGVDFNVDLKVRNEPVINALYQDLSRQCKTCGLRFKCQEEHRAHMDWHVTKNRNSKNRKQSSRKYFVTAEEWLRAAETVGNDGVPAFVPSDPVPDRKEEKEMAVPADEEQTACALCKEPFEDFYSDETEEWMYKGAVYMNAPDGNIDGLERSQLGPIVHAKCRSAPSNTS encoded by the exons ATGGCGGGGGCCCCCGCGGCGGGCCAGGTCGTGGAGCGGTTCCGCGCGCGGCTGCGCGAGGAGGCGGGCGGCGAGCCGGGTGCCGCCGCGGTGGTGCGCGTGTACGCGGAGGCGCTCCGGGAGCTTACCTTCAACTGCAAGCCGGTCATCACCGAGCTCACCATCATCGCGGGGCAGcacgccgcgctcgccgccagGGGCATCGCCGACGCCGTCTGCGCCCGCGTCGCCGAG GTGCCACCTGACCAGATATTACCATCTTTGTATCTGCTAGATAGTATTGTGAAGAACATAGGACGGGAATATATAGACCATTTTGCTGTTAGGTTGCAGAAGGTATTTGTTGATGCATACTGCAGAGTTCATCCCAGTCAGTATGCTTCAATGCGGCGCCTCTTTCGTACATGGTGGTCAGTGTTTCCTTCTTCTGTGCTTCGTGGCATCGAGGATGACCTTCAATTTTCTCCCTCAGAGGATAAGCGTCCTGCCATAGTGACAAATCCACATCAATCAGAGTCACTATCTCCTAGGCCGTCTCATGGCATACATGTAAATCCCAAGTATCTGGAAGCACAACAAAAATTGAAACAGGCCAATGTG CAGACACATCAACCAGCAGTTCGTGGCACGAGGCAAATGGCTGATTTGGAGGAGGATCTGATGAATGGATTAACATCAAATGGTTTGCGAGGGCGTCCGTCTTCAATGCTTCAG AAATCTACTGTGCAGTATGCTGATGATCCTGATCAACAAGAGACATTTCGTTCTATTGCTGGAATAAGGGCAACATCACCACATCTGTTGAGCACACATCCATCCGATGTCATTCTAGATGGGCCATTAGCCACTTCAAGGAGAAACTTGTCCAGGTCGCCACCTCTTGATGTGTTCCCTAGGAATGTGTCTCCCAAGAGAGCGATAGAGAGGATGCCACCATCTCATTCTGTATTGGGACCTGACCCCAGAAGATTGCCTGATCGGAATGGCAGGTCGAGATGGACTTTTGACGATGGTGCACAGCGGCCGACAATCAGCATGCTTGATGAAGAGTACAGGAAGCAAAGTGCAAGAGAACTTATTGATGCCTATGGGAATTGTCAAGGCCGAGATGCTGATGAAAGAGTTCCTAAAATGCAGCGCCTGGATTCAAATGGGATGGCTAGCAAATCTAGTGCACGAAATTGGCTCacttcagaggaagaagagtatTCTTGGGAGGATATGAGTCCAACTTTGACTGATCGAGTCAGAAGCAGCATGCCGTCCTTTACTCCTGGAACCATGAGAGCTGGATTTCCTGGGGCAAATGCAGGATTACTGGAATCTGATACTGGGAGGCACAATTTTCCAAGCCAATCTCATCGATCATCGATTGATGGACCACCATTAAATCTCGAAGATAGGATTACTTCTGCCAAT CATGTTGATATGTCTACTAGTAGGAGATATCCAAGCAATTATGGTGTTCAGAATGGAGCTCATTTGGAGTTCCAGATTTCTGAGCATACCCTCAATCACGGGAGAACTGCTACCATGCAAACTCCACCTTGGCAGCAGCCTACTGGTCTGCCATTGCGAGTACAAGCACTTGAACATCCATCAGTAGTTGATAGAATACCACTGCCTGCTGATAGTGAAATGCCAGTTAAGAGATTGGAGATTAGTGGTACATACAATGCTTTGGGTGTAGATATACCCTTGGTGGAGAAGCACAGGCCGCTAACTGCTCCTGCTCCGATAGAATGGCCTCCTCTTCGTCATACTCAGTCGCAAACTTTACTACCGATTCCACCCGATACAAAACATGTTAGAAATGCAGCAGATAGTCTAGAAATTAGGCCATTTGTTAGTCAAGGAGCCAGTTCATCTGTATTTGTTCCACAGCATCATTATGATGCCTTGGATCGGAAAACACTACGTACTGGTAGCTTAGCTCAACCACCATATCAGCACCAAGATTTGTTGCCATCAAGTCAACAAAATCAAGGTACAATTTTGGGAAACCAAGCTCAGCCTCATCATCCTCAACAATTCCATCCCCATCCCAATCCTCACCATCAGGAGGCTTTTAGAAGCTTTGCCCCTGGCATGTCTGTATCCCAGTTCGCAGGGCAAGGAGGTACTGCAGCGATGCCACCAGTTTCACTTCTGCCAAGTTCCTTTTCTGTACCACCTGCTGTGCCACCCTATGGCATGCCATCTGTGCCCAGTTTTCCTAGGCCACCATTACCTCCTGGACCACCACCTGCTTCACTGCAGATTGGTTCATCATCGTCACAAGTTGGTAGCGCTCAACCATTTGTCTCCGGACTATTGAGTAACCTTATGCGGCAAGGTGTAATTACATTGGAAACACCTGGCCGACCTCAG gattcaattggagttgACTTCAATGTAGACCTCAAGGTACGAAACGAGCCTGTCATCAATGCTTTGTATCAGGATCTTTCAAGGCAGTGCAAAACTTGTGGCCTTCGGTTCAAATGCCAAGAGGAGCATCGTGCTCACATGGACTGGCATGTTACAAAAAATAGAAATTCAAAGAACCGTAAGCAATCTTCACGTAAATATTTTGTCACGGCGGAGGAATGGTTAAGAGCAGCAGAAACAGTTGGAAACGACGGTGTCCCTGCTTTTGTACCCTCAGACCCAGTCCCAGACAGAAAGGAAGAGAAAGAAATGGCTGTTCCTGCGGATGAGGAGCAAACAGCCTGTGCATTATGTAAAGAACCATTTGAAGATTTCTACAGTGATGAGACTGAAGAGTGGATGTACAAAGGTGCAGTTTACATGAATGCACCAGATGGTAATATCGATGGTCTGGAAAGGTCACAGTTGGGACCTATTGTCCATGCTAAATGTCGATCTGCGCCCAGCAATACTTCTTAG
- the LOC112896626 gene encoding polyadenylation and cleavage factor homolog 4-like isoform X2: MAGAPAAGQVVERFRARLREEAGGEPGAAAVVRVYAEALRELTFNCKPVITELTIIAGQHAALAARGIADAVCARVAEVPPDQILPSLYLLDSIVKNIGREYIDHFAVRLQKVFVDAYCRVHPSQYASMRRLFRTWWSVFPSSVLRGIEDDLQFSPSEDKRPAIVTNPHQSESLSPRPSHGIHVNPKYLEAQQKLKQANVTHQPAVRGTRQMADLEEDLMNGLTSNGLRGRPSSMLQKSTVQYADDPDQQETFRSIAGIRATSPHLLSTHPSDVILDGPLATSRRNLSRSPPLDVFPRNVSPKRAIERMPPSHSVLGPDPRRLPDRNGRSRWTFDDGAQRPTISMLDEEYRKQSARELIDAYGNCQGRDADERVPKMQRLDSNGMASKSSARNWLTSEEEEYSWEDMSPTLTDRVRSSMPSFTPGTMRAGFPGANAGLLESDTGRHNFPSQSHRSSIDGPPLNLEDRITSANHVDMSTSRRYPSNYGVQNGAHLEFQISEHTLNHGRTATMQTPPWQQPTGLPLRVQALEHPSVVDRIPLPADSEMPVKRLEISGTYNALGVDIPLVEKHRPLTAPAPIEWPPLRHTQSQTLLPIPPDTKHVRNAADSLEIRPFVSQGASSSVFVPQHHYDALDRKTLRTGSLAQPPYQHQDLLPSSQQNQGTILGNQAQPHHPQQFHPHPNPHHQEAFRSFAPGMSVSQFAGQGGTAAMPPVSLLPSSFSVPPAVPPYGMPSVPSFPRPPLPPGPPPASLQIGSSSSQVGSAQPFVSGLLSNLMRQGVITLETPGRPQDSIGVDFNVDLKVRNEPVINALYQDLSRQCKTCGLRFKCQEEHRAHMDWHVTKNRNSKNRKQSSRKYFVTAEEWLRAAETVGNDGVPAFVPSDPVPDRKEEKEMAVPADEEQTACALCKEPFEDFYSDETEEWMYKGAVYMNAPDGNIDGLERSQLGPIVHAKCRSAPSNTS, encoded by the exons ATGGCGGGGGCCCCCGCGGCGGGCCAGGTCGTGGAGCGGTTCCGCGCGCGGCTGCGCGAGGAGGCGGGCGGCGAGCCGGGTGCCGCCGCGGTGGTGCGCGTGTACGCGGAGGCGCTCCGGGAGCTTACCTTCAACTGCAAGCCGGTCATCACCGAGCTCACCATCATCGCGGGGCAGcacgccgcgctcgccgccagGGGCATCGCCGACGCCGTCTGCGCCCGCGTCGCCGAG GTGCCACCTGACCAGATATTACCATCTTTGTATCTGCTAGATAGTATTGTGAAGAACATAGGACGGGAATATATAGACCATTTTGCTGTTAGGTTGCAGAAGGTATTTGTTGATGCATACTGCAGAGTTCATCCCAGTCAGTATGCTTCAATGCGGCGCCTCTTTCGTACATGGTGGTCAGTGTTTCCTTCTTCTGTGCTTCGTGGCATCGAGGATGACCTTCAATTTTCTCCCTCAGAGGATAAGCGTCCTGCCATAGTGACAAATCCACATCAATCAGAGTCACTATCTCCTAGGCCGTCTCATGGCATACATGTAAATCCCAAGTATCTGGAAGCACAACAAAAATTGAAACAGGCCAATGTG ACACATCAACCAGCAGTTCGTGGCACGAGGCAAATGGCTGATTTGGAGGAGGATCTGATGAATGGATTAACATCAAATGGTTTGCGAGGGCGTCCGTCTTCAATGCTTCAG AAATCTACTGTGCAGTATGCTGATGATCCTGATCAACAAGAGACATTTCGTTCTATTGCTGGAATAAGGGCAACATCACCACATCTGTTGAGCACACATCCATCCGATGTCATTCTAGATGGGCCATTAGCCACTTCAAGGAGAAACTTGTCCAGGTCGCCACCTCTTGATGTGTTCCCTAGGAATGTGTCTCCCAAGAGAGCGATAGAGAGGATGCCACCATCTCATTCTGTATTGGGACCTGACCCCAGAAGATTGCCTGATCGGAATGGCAGGTCGAGATGGACTTTTGACGATGGTGCACAGCGGCCGACAATCAGCATGCTTGATGAAGAGTACAGGAAGCAAAGTGCAAGAGAACTTATTGATGCCTATGGGAATTGTCAAGGCCGAGATGCTGATGAAAGAGTTCCTAAAATGCAGCGCCTGGATTCAAATGGGATGGCTAGCAAATCTAGTGCACGAAATTGGCTCacttcagaggaagaagagtatTCTTGGGAGGATATGAGTCCAACTTTGACTGATCGAGTCAGAAGCAGCATGCCGTCCTTTACTCCTGGAACCATGAGAGCTGGATTTCCTGGGGCAAATGCAGGATTACTGGAATCTGATACTGGGAGGCACAATTTTCCAAGCCAATCTCATCGATCATCGATTGATGGACCACCATTAAATCTCGAAGATAGGATTACTTCTGCCAAT CATGTTGATATGTCTACTAGTAGGAGATATCCAAGCAATTATGGTGTTCAGAATGGAGCTCATTTGGAGTTCCAGATTTCTGAGCATACCCTCAATCACGGGAGAACTGCTACCATGCAAACTCCACCTTGGCAGCAGCCTACTGGTCTGCCATTGCGAGTACAAGCACTTGAACATCCATCAGTAGTTGATAGAATACCACTGCCTGCTGATAGTGAAATGCCAGTTAAGAGATTGGAGATTAGTGGTACATACAATGCTTTGGGTGTAGATATACCCTTGGTGGAGAAGCACAGGCCGCTAACTGCTCCTGCTCCGATAGAATGGCCTCCTCTTCGTCATACTCAGTCGCAAACTTTACTACCGATTCCACCCGATACAAAACATGTTAGAAATGCAGCAGATAGTCTAGAAATTAGGCCATTTGTTAGTCAAGGAGCCAGTTCATCTGTATTTGTTCCACAGCATCATTATGATGCCTTGGATCGGAAAACACTACGTACTGGTAGCTTAGCTCAACCACCATATCAGCACCAAGATTTGTTGCCATCAAGTCAACAAAATCAAGGTACAATTTTGGGAAACCAAGCTCAGCCTCATCATCCTCAACAATTCCATCCCCATCCCAATCCTCACCATCAGGAGGCTTTTAGAAGCTTTGCCCCTGGCATGTCTGTATCCCAGTTCGCAGGGCAAGGAGGTACTGCAGCGATGCCACCAGTTTCACTTCTGCCAAGTTCCTTTTCTGTACCACCTGCTGTGCCACCCTATGGCATGCCATCTGTGCCCAGTTTTCCTAGGCCACCATTACCTCCTGGACCACCACCTGCTTCACTGCAGATTGGTTCATCATCGTCACAAGTTGGTAGCGCTCAACCATTTGTCTCCGGACTATTGAGTAACCTTATGCGGCAAGGTGTAATTACATTGGAAACACCTGGCCGACCTCAG gattcaattggagttgACTTCAATGTAGACCTCAAGGTACGAAACGAGCCTGTCATCAATGCTTTGTATCAGGATCTTTCAAGGCAGTGCAAAACTTGTGGCCTTCGGTTCAAATGCCAAGAGGAGCATCGTGCTCACATGGACTGGCATGTTACAAAAAATAGAAATTCAAAGAACCGTAAGCAATCTTCACGTAAATATTTTGTCACGGCGGAGGAATGGTTAAGAGCAGCAGAAACAGTTGGAAACGACGGTGTCCCTGCTTTTGTACCCTCAGACCCAGTCCCAGACAGAAAGGAAGAGAAAGAAATGGCTGTTCCTGCGGATGAGGAGCAAACAGCCTGTGCATTATGTAAAGAACCATTTGAAGATTTCTACAGTGATGAGACTGAAGAGTGGATGTACAAAGGTGCAGTTTACATGAATGCACCAGATGGTAATATCGATGGTCTGGAAAGGTCACAGTTGGGACCTATTGTCCATGCTAAATGTCGATCTGCGCCCAGCAATACTTCTTAG